From Desulfobacterales bacterium:
CCCTACGTTCTCTTTCCCATCGCCTCATAGACTTTTTTTCTGTGAATAATGCCGAGAATCAGGACTTCTTTGCCGACGATTTTATAGACTACGCGATAATCGCCGACCCTCAGCTTCCAGTAACCTCGGAGTGTTTTACGTAGCGGCTCACCGTATCGCTGGGGTTCGGTTGCAAGCCGATGTTCGATGGCAGTTTTGATGCGGTTTTTTAATTTCTCATCAATCAAGGGCAAGTCTCGGGTTTTGACATCCGGATGGTACCTGAGTGTAAACGGCACGCTTACCACACCTCGCTATGCTTCAACAACTTTGATTTTGTGAGACTCCTTTCCCTGATTTCGGCAAAATCGGAAAGGGCAACGTCCTCCTCAATCTCCAGCGCCTCCTTGATAAGGTCGCGAACCTTTGTGGAAAGGGAAATCCCCTCTTTTGTCGCTAAACGTTCAATGGTATTATACAGCGGTTTCTCCAAAACGACATTTACTCTTGGATTTTTTGCAGGCATGTTTTCACCCCCTGTTTGCTAAAGTTCAAATCGCAAATAGTGTAACGCTTTTGACGCACCTTGTCAATCAATAACATTTTTTAATCCAAAATTCAGGGCGGTGGATTTCAAGTATTATCCGAAACCTGAGTTTTTCTGATTCTGATTTTTTGCAGGATACCGGAACAATCTTTTATTGATCTGGAAAGGTGCCTTTGAAATATTGTCGGGCTGGAGGCCATCAGACTTTCAGCCCGGATTTCGGGGATGTTACCCATGACGGTCGTCGATCCACCGCACCGCCTCGCTGCTGCAAACAAAGGGTCAGGTCTTCCTGGGGCAGATAGTTCCGTTAAGGTTTAAAGATTTTGGTTGCCAGCTCGATATCTTCCGGGCAGACCACAAACAGGCATTTTTTGCCACGGGGAGAAACCGAGCCGTAAACATAATTGATATTGATTTTCTCTTTGCCGAACTGGGTTGTAATTTCGGCCAGAGAGCCCGGTTTATTTTCAAGTTCCATGACAATCACCGGCATGATATCGAACAGGTAGTCATTTTTGGACAGCAAATCGATGGCATTGTCTGTCTGGTCCACCAGCAGCCGTATCAGGGCAAACTGGGCCGAGTCTTTTCGCATCGAGTTATAGCTGGCGACCGAAGCAATGCGCTTCAGCGACTTTCCCCGGGCCTGGAAAAGCTCCTGCACATAACTGGAGACATCCTGTATCATCAATGCATCGATATTGATGTTTTCATTGGCAAGCAGGGAGGACAGTTTCCCGAGCTCCCCGGGCGCATTCTTTAAAAAAAGCGATATTTCCGTTCTGACCATGGTTTTTCCTCCTCAATGGGGCGCGGGAGCGTCCCGTTCCTACATTCCCGCCGGAGCGCTTCACGCTATCAGTTCTCCCGCAGAGACGCTGAGGCGCAGGGATTATTATTCTGCAGGGTGTTGAAACACCGGATCGCGAACCTCGAAATAAGAGTTCAAGGAGCTGTTCCCATATTATTTTCGTTCTTCTCTGCGCCCCTGGGTCTCTGCGCGAGACCAGGAGAGGAACCGGGGGTGCCGGGCTAAGCCCCGCCATATCTGGCCTTGATTTTGGCCCTGTCGGGTGCACCGTCCGTTAATACCGGAAAATCCGTCACGAACTCTACATACTGAGGCTTTTTAAAGCTGGCGATGCGTTCTCCCACAAAACGGATCAAGTCCTGGGGTTCCAGGGATTTGTCTTTTTTCAGCAGACAGACAGCCTTAATCCCCTCTTTCCATTTGGGATCGGGAACACCGAAAACCACCGTTTTCAGCACCGCCGGATGTTGCAGGATGACGCGCTCCACTTCGGCCGGATAAACGTTTTCGCCGCCCGGTTTGATGAGCTCCTTATCGGCCTTACGGCCCTCATACCACAGAAAACCGTCTTCATCAAACCGGCCCAGATCACCGGTGTGATGCCGGCCGCCGCGAAAGGCAAGGGTGCTGTCCTCGGTCAGATTCCAGTAGCCTTTAAATACCAGGGGGCCCTTCACCGTTATTTCGCCGATTTGACCCGGAGGCAGCGGACTGCCGCTTTCATCCTCCAGCCGCACATCTGCCAGATGCAGGATCTTTCCGGCTGCGCCGGGTTTGTCATTATACTTGCCAAGAGTGGCCAGGCCCGATGTTTCCGTTTGGCCGTAAACACAATAAAATGTGCCTCCTGTTGCTTTCTGATATTTTTCGATGGTTTCGGGCGCATCGAGCCCCAGTACCGCACGGAGGCTTTTGATGTCCGACCCCGTCTCAGCCTGGGCCGCCAGGATGGATGAAAGAATCGGCGAAAATTCATACAGTACCGATACGTTTTTAGCGGCAATCAGTTCTGCGATCTGGCGGGCATCAAATTTACTGATATTCACGTTCAGGGCGGCGGCATGAAACGCCTGAAACGCCATGGTAAGACCGGCCACATGAAACAGCGGCAAAAGATTCAGATGAACATCCGCCGGTGTCAGGCCGAAGAGATGGTTCATATGAAAACTGGCTATCAGTATGTTTTCATGGCTCAACAGTGCCCCCCTGGGCCGCCCGGTGACAGCCGCCGTATGAATGATGACAAAACCATCGTCCGAAAAAACTTCCGGCGCTTCGACATTATTTGCACTGTCCGACAGGGATCCTAAATCAATGAACCCGCCCGCATCGGCCTTAAGGTTATAAAATTGAGTGACCGACGGGAGCTTGTGTTTAATTCCGGAAACCAGCCCCTGGTATTCTTCATCGACAAAAAGCAGTTTGGGGGCGCCGTCGCTCAGATTGAAGGCAGCCTCTTCGGCTGACAGCCGCCAGTTGATGGGGAGCATAACAGCGCCCAGGGCGGCGGCAGCCCCATAGATGAGAAAATATTCAAGGCTGTTTTTCCCCAGCACCCCAATGCAATCGCCTTTATGAATGCCGGCCTTCTGGAGCCCCCTGGCCAGGCCATCGACTTGTTGCTTGTACTGATCGAAAGTTATCGTGCGTCCGTCGTCCACTTCAAACCATGCAGGCTTGTCCTTGAAACTAACGGCATTGCGACAAATCAGATCATAAATGGTAAAATCGTAAAGCCCCATAAGACACCCTATTATGAAACGGTGAGGGGTTGCTTTCCGGGTAAACACAACTGACAACGCCCGATGGCAAGATAGGGCTTGGCAGACAGTTGGAAAACAAATATCAGATCACCAGACAGGTGCGTGACATTTCGACAAACGCAGTCCCGCCACGGGCGGGATGAGCATCGGCGAAAGTCGCACAAAACACCGCATGGCAGCCTGGGAACAGCTTTCAACAAGCCCGGCAGACGGGCGCAGGCAAGTGCGCCCTGCAGCCGCACCCGCGACGATACCGCCGGGGAGCGACTGCAGAGATCTTTTGCTGAATTGTACGCTCTATCGCTCGATCAGGGGTAAGTCACTTTAACATGCTGACTTTGGCAATCCCGTCGGCCTTGAAATTAACAGAACCTTCTCTTTACATGGACCTGAATTTCATAATTGGGAATGCCTGTCCACAAAAGCGCTCACCTTGCTAATACCGTCGGCGCTGAATACGGCCGATCCTTCTTTTACATGGATCGGAACTTCATAATTGGGAATGTCCGTCCACCACTTTTCCAAAGCGGCCCAGGCATTCGTGTCCTGTTCCTTGAGTTTAAACCCACCGGTAACCAGCAGACTCAACAGCGACTGGCGCACGTCAAAATGGGCGTGAACCCGAACCTGGTTGGTCTTGCCGGGGGGTATCCATTGGACCGCATCGGTACTGACGGTGTTCAGATCAAAGTCCTCGAACGCCACCGTAAATTTCAAGTTTTCCAACTTGATCGCAAAATCATTGGGGTTTTCGATGTTAAAGGTAAAAGCCAGGTCCAGCGGCGCCCCGACATCATCCGGTTTCCCCTTGGTGGGGGCGACACTCTTGGCAAAGTACCAGTAACCAAAGGCATGGGCGACTTCCAAGGAATCGAGCTTAACCACCGGATTTTTGAAATTCTGTTCCGTCGGTTTGGTCGCCATTCCTGCGCACCCCATTAGCCCTGCACTGACAAGAAACACACATAAACCTATATAAATTAATTTTTTTCGCATTTTTCATCTCCCTTATTCAATTTAAGGGTTAGGTAAGCCAACGCTTTCTGCGTTTATAATGTTTCACATCCCGAAAACTTTTCCTTCCCCCGAAATCGGTCA
This genomic window contains:
- a CDS encoding type II toxin-antitoxin system RelE/ParE family toxin — protein: MPFTLRYHPDVKTRDLPLIDEKLKNRIKTAIEHRLATEPQRYGEPLRKTLRGYWKLRVGDYRVVYKIVGKEVLILGIIHRKKVYEAMGKRT
- a CDS encoding antitoxin, RHH family protein; translation: MPAKNPRVNVVLEKPLYNTIERLATKEGISLSTKVRDLIKEALEIEEDVALSDFAEIRERSLTKSKLLKHSEVW
- a CDS encoding ACT domain-containing protein translates to MVRTEISLFLKNAPGELGKLSSLLANENINIDALMIQDVSSYVQELFQARGKSLKRIASVASYNSMRKDSAQFALIRLLVDQTDNAIDLLSKNDYLFDIMPVIVMELENKPGSLAEITTQFGKEKININYVYGSVSPRGKKCLFVVCPEDIELATKIFKP
- a CDS encoding AMP-binding protein, which encodes MGLYDFTIYDLICRNAVSFKDKPAWFEVDDGRTITFDQYKQQVDGLARGLQKAGIHKGDCIGVLGKNSLEYFLIYGAAAALGAVMLPINWRLSAEEAAFNLSDGAPKLLFVDEEYQGLVSGIKHKLPSVTQFYNLKADAGGFIDLGSLSDSANNVEAPEVFSDDGFVIIHTAAVTGRPRGALLSHENILIASFHMNHLFGLTPADVHLNLLPLFHVAGLTMAFQAFHAAALNVNISKFDARQIAELIAAKNVSVLYEFSPILSSILAAQAETGSDIKSLRAVLGLDAPETIEKYQKATGGTFYCVYGQTETSGLATLGKYNDKPGAAGKILHLADVRLEDESGSPLPPGQIGEITVKGPLVFKGYWNLTEDSTLAFRGGRHHTGDLGRFDEDGFLWYEGRKADKELIKPGGENVYPAEVERVILQHPAVLKTVVFGVPDPKWKEGIKAVCLLKKDKSLEPQDLIRFVGERIASFKKPQYVEFVTDFPVLTDGAPDRAKIKARYGGA
- a CDS encoding LEA type 2 family protein — encoded protein: MATKPTEQNFKNPVVKLDSLEVAHAFGYWYFAKSVAPTKGKPDDVGAPLDLAFTFNIENPNDFAIKLENLKFTVAFEDFDLNTVSTDAVQWIPPGKTNQVRVHAHFDVRQSLLSLLVTGGFKLKEQDTNAWAALEKWWTDIPNYEVPIHVKEGSAVFSADGISKVSAFVDRHSQL